The Drosophila teissieri strain GT53w chromosome X, Prin_Dtei_1.1, whole genome shotgun sequence genome has a segment encoding these proteins:
- the LOC122624411 gene encoding uncharacterized protein LOC122624411 isoform X2 has translation MSSTSSSVLTLSSFNLLFFTQVLTVLSSTIKYNEYATDKGGNVSIPCIAQGNIMWVKEHGNNSTIVQTGRVLVLRNVSTTDAGIYVCFASVPRPTTTATAATSATTSPQNQEEKERRPLEDEDGGQGETQQEAEMEEVEVEYLAHQRTKLIVRTVPGPVSQLYFKASTILGFLIWRFNKTQSGGYPVRSFTAEYRNVSYKTPPANASFEHAWSRMDPINIAFNVRQMEVYRLAPNTTYEFRIWANNELGSGEVVTTNVTTLPETKEEASRTAEPSLVAKVMVVVLAIRMLARMTMTMWQCHFRAPSSLASTIERRRRRVCICHRSTTAIKTRATTITSTSTIGGRTTMMTTTTRRSTNPPWSGSSAKFPSSSPDPPSSAFETYLSTNTVHLGCCIAA, from the exons ATGTCGTCCACTTCCAGCTCCGTGCTAACGTTGTCATCGTTTAATCTATTATTTTTCACCCAAG TGCTCACCGTACTCAGCTCGACGATCAAGTACAACGAATACGCGACGGACAAGGGCGGCAATGTGAGCATACCGTGCATAGCCCAGGGAAATATCATGTGGGTGAAAGAgcacggcaacaacagcacgATAGTTCAG ACTGGCCGTGTTCTGGTGCTGCGAAATGTGAGCACCACGGATGCGGGAATCTACGTGTGCTTCGCGtcagtgccacgccccacgacaacagcaacagcagcaacatcagcaactaCCTCACCGCAAAATCAGGAGGAGAAGGAAAGGCGGCCgctggaggatgaggatggtgGCCAAGGGGAAACCCAGCAGGAAGCCGAAAtggaggaagtggaagtggagtaCCTCGCCCACCAGCGAACCAAGCTCATCGTTCGCACCGTTCCGGGCCCAGTGTCGCAGCTATACTTCAAGGCCTCCACCATACTGGGCTTCCTCATCTGGCGCTTCAATAAGACCCAATCCGGTGGCTATCCGGTGCGCAGCTTTACGGCGGAGTATCGCAACGTCTCCTACAAGACGCCGCCGGCGAATGCCAGTTTCGAGCACGCCTGGAGCCGGATGGATCCCATCAACATAGCCTTCAATGTG CGCCAAATGGAGGTCTATCGCCTGGCACCCAACACCACCTATGAGTTTCGGATATGGGCCAACAACGAACTGGGCAGCGGCGAGGTGGTCACCACCAATGTGACCACGCTGCCGGAGACCAAGGAGGAGG CGAGTCGGACGGCGGAGCCGAGCCTGGTGGCCAAGGtcatggtggtggtgctggcgatcCGGATGCTGGcgaggatgacgatgacgatgtgGCAATGCCATTTCCGCGCACCATCATCTTTGGCCAGCACCATCGaacgccgccgccgccgcgtTTGCATTTGCCACCGCAGCACCACCGCCATCAAAACCAGagccaccaccatcaccagcaccagcaccatcGGCGGcaggacgacgatgatgacgacgactaCGAGGAGGAGCACGAACCCACCATGGAGCGGTTCAAGCGCAAAGTTTCCGTCTTCTTCACCGGACCCACCATCAAGCGCATTTGAGACGTACTTGAGTACAAACACTGTTCACCTAGGTTGTTGCATTGCGGCTTGA
- the LOC122624415 gene encoding vitellogenin-2, translating into MQYNLVRCLKQSNLEATTMNPLRTLCVLACLLAAAMGNPQSGNRSGRRSNSLDSVEQPSNWLNPREIEDLPNLKQVSLKKLQEMSLEEGATLLDKLYHLSQFNHVFQPDYTPEPSQIKGYIVGERGQKIEFNLNTLVEKVKRQQKFGDDEVTIFIQGLPETNTQVQKATRKLVQAYQQRYNLQPYASTDYSSEEQSQRSSSEEQQTQQRRKQNGEQDDTKTGDLIVIQLGNAIEDFEQYATLNIERLGEIIGNRLVELTNTVNVPQEIIHLIGSGPAAHVAGVAGRQFTRQTGHKLRRITALDPTKIYGKPEERLTGLARGDADFVDAIHTSAYGMGTSQRLANVDFFPNGPSTGVPGADNVVEAAMRATRYFAESVRPGNERNFPAVAASSYQEYKQNKGYGKRGYMGIATDFDLQGDYILQVNSKSPFGRSTPAQKQTGYHQVHQPWRQSSSNQGSRRQ; encoded by the exons ATGCAGTACAACTTGGTACGGTGTCTGAAACAGTCGAACTTGGAAGCCACTACTATGAATCCTCTGCGCACCCTTTGCGTTCTGGCCTGCCTTCTGGCGGCCGCCATGGGTAATCCCCAGTCTGGCAACCGTTCCGGTCGCCGATCCAACTCCCTGGACAGTGTGGAGCAGCCCAGCAACTGGCTGAACCCGCGGGAAATCGAGGATCTGCCCAACCTGAAGCAGGTTAGCCTTAAGAAGCTGCAGGAGATGAGCCTGGAGGAGGGCGCCACGCTGTTGGACAAGCTCT ACCATCTGTCCCAGTTCAACCACGTCTTCCAGCCCGATTACACCCCGGAACCCAGCCAAATCAAGGGCTACATTGTCGGCGAGCGCGGCCAGAAGATCGAGTTCAACCTGAACACTCTGGTGGAGAAGGTGAAGCGCCAGCAGAAGTTCGGCGACGATGAGGTCACCATCTTCATCCAGGGCCTGCCCGAGACCAACACCCAAGTGCAGAAGGCAACCAGGAAACTGGTGCAGGCCTACCAGCAGCGTTACAACCTCCAGCCCTACGCGTCCACCGATTACTCCAGCGAGGAGCAGAGCCAGAGGAGCTCCAGCGAGGAGCAGCAAACGCAGCAGCGCAGGAAGCAGAACGGCGAACAGGATGACACCAAGACCGGTGACCTGATTGTGATCCAGCTGGGCAATGCCATCGAGGACTTCGAACAGTACGCCACCCTGAACATTGAGCGCCTGGGCGAGATCATTGGCAACCGTCTGGTTGAGCTGACCAACACCGTGAACGTGCCCCAGGAGATCATCCATCTGATTGGCTCCGGACCCGCTGCCCATGTCGCCGGAGTGGCTGGACGCCAGTTCACCCGCCAGACCGGACACAAGTTGCGCCGCATCACCGCCCTGGACCCCACTAAGATCTACGGCAAGCCCGAGGAGCGACTGACCGGACTGGCCCGTGGTGATGCCGACTTCGTCGATGCCATCCACACCTCCGCCTACGGCATGGGCACCAGCCAGCGTTTGGCCAACGTGGACTTCTTCCCCAACGGACCCTCGACCGGTGTGCCCGGTGCCGATAATGTTGTTGAGGCCGCCATGCGTGCCACCCGCTACTTTGCCGAGTCCGTGCGTCCCGGTAACGAGAGGAACTTCCCCGCCGTGGCCGCCAGCTCGTACCAGGAGTACAAGCAGAACAAGGGCTATGGCAAGCGCGGCTACATGGGCATCGCCACCGATTTCGATCTGCAGGGCGACTACATTCTGCAGGTGAACTCGAAGAGCCCCTTCGGCAGGAGCACTCCCGCCCAGAAGCAGACCGGCTACCACCAGGTCCACCAGCCCTGGCGCCAGTCCTCCTCCAACCAGGGTTCCCGCCGTCAGTAG
- the LOC122624416 gene encoding vitellogenin-1: MNPMRVLSLLACLAVAALAKPNGRMDNSVNQALKPSQWLSASQLEAIPAVDDFTIERLENMNLERGAELLQQVYHLSQIHHNVEPNYVPSGIQAYVPKPNGDKTVAPLNEMIQRLKQKQNFGEDEVTIIVTGLPQTTETVKKATKKLVQAYMQRYNLQQQRRQGKNGNQDNQDQSNEQRKNQRTSSEEDSSEEVKNAKTQSGDIIVIDLGSKLNTYQRYAMLDIEKTGAKLGKWIVQMINELDMPFDTIHLIGQNVGAHVAGAAAQEFTRLTGHKLRRVTGLDPSKIVAKSKNTLTGLARGDAEFVDAIHTSVYGMGTPIRSGDVDFYPNGPAAGVPGASNVIEASMRATRYFAESVRPGNERSFPAVPANSLQQYKQNDGFGKRAYMGIDTAHDLEGDYILQVNPKSPFGRNAPAQKQSSYHGVHQAWNTNQDSKDYQ; this comes from the exons ATGAACCCCATGAGAGTGCTGAGCCTCCTGGCTTGCCTGGCGGTCGCCGCCCTGGCCAAGCCCAATGGCCGTATGGACAACTCCGTCAACCAGGCTCTGAAGCCATCGCAGTGGCTCTCCGCATCCCAGCTGGAGGCCATTCCCGCCGTCGATGATTTCACCATTGAGCGCCTGGAGAACATGAACCTGGAGCGTGGCGCcgagctgctgcagcaagTCT ACCACCTGTCGCAGATCCACCACAACGTTGAGCCCAACTACGTGCCCAGCGGCATCCAGGCCTATGTGCCCAAGCCCAATGGCGACAAGACCGTTGCCCCCCTGAACGAGATGATCCAGCGCctgaagcagaagcagaactTTGGCGAGGATGAGGTGACCATCATTGTGACCGGACTGCCCCAGACCACCGAGACCGTGAAGAAGGCGACCAAGAAGCTGGTGCAGGCCTACATGCAGCGCTACAatctgcaacagcagcgccgCCAGGGCAAGAACGGCAACCAGGACAACCAGGATCAGAGCAACGAGCAGAGGAAGAACCAGAGGACCAGCAGCGAGGAGGACTCCAGCGAGGAGGTGAAGAACGCCAAGACCCAGAGCGGTGACATCATTGTGATCGATTTGGGCTCCAAGCTGAACACCTACCAGCGTTATGCCATGCTCGACATCGAGAAGACCGGCGCCAAGCTCGGCAAGTGGATCGTTCAGATGATCAACGAGCTGGACATGCCCTTCGATACCATTCACCTGATTGGCCAGAATGTGGGCGCCCATGTTGCCGGTGCCGCTGCCCAGGAATTCACCCGTCTCACCGGACACAAGCTGCGCCGCGTCACCGGTCTGGACCCCTCCAAGATCGTGGCCAAGAGCAAGAACACCCTGACCGGTCTGGCTCGCGGTGATGCCGAATTCGTCGATGCCATCCACACCTCCGTCTACGGCATGGGCACACCCATCCGTTCCGGTGATGTTGACTTCTATCCCAATGGCCCGGCCGCCGGTGTTCCCGGTGCCAGCAACGTGATTGAGGCCTCCATGCGTGCCACCCGCTACTTTGCCGAGTCCGTGCGTCCCGGTAACGAGAGGAGCTTCCCCGCCGTGCCCGCCAACTCCCTGCAGCAGTACAAGCAGAACGATGGCTTCGGCAAGCGCGCCTACATGGGCATCGATACCGCTCACGATCTCGAGGGTGACTACATCCTGCAGGTGAACCCCAAGTCTCCGTTCGGCCGCAACGCTCCCGCCCAGAAGCAGAGCAGCTACCACGGTGTCCACCAGGCGTGGAACACCAACCAGGACAGCAAGGACTACCAGTAA
- the LOC122624412 gene encoding putative gustatory receptor 9a has translation MSLWLEHFLTGYFQLCGLVCGWSGSRLGRLLGSTILVVILIELAGEIETYFTEETPEIKSIPAYFGKVIMGVNMAYKMIHAWIAFWALFECRRLRYLMEELPPVKATPFIYRHLILEIALFACNAFLVVSEYNIRGIYLENLRYAYSLQAVRARYLQMTLLVDRLDGQLEQLHHRVMTGSSDYKTLRLDYAHLAKVTRSLSHLFGLSLLLLNVLCLGDWIIVCNVYFMVAYLQVFPASIFIFCQTLFVVFPTLVKIWSICAACHRYASKSKHLQQQLNDLPGQTPLERSQIEGFSLQIMQDPIQIDVCGIYHLNLQTLAGMFFFILEALVIFLQFVSLVRT, from the exons ATGTCGCTGTGGTTGGAACACTTTCTAACGGGCTATTTTCAGCTATGCGGACTGGTCTGCGGCTGGAGTGGCAGTCGTTTGGGCCGCCTGTTGGGCAGCACCATACTGGTGGTAATATTGATCGAACTGGCGGGTGAAATAGAAACCTACTTCACGGAGGAAACACCAGAAATTAAATCCATACCCGCGTATTTTGGGAAGGTCATCATGGGCGTTAATATGGCCTACAAAATGATCCATGCGTGGATTGCATTTTGGGCTCTATTCGAGTGCCGGCGCCTTCGCTACTTGATGGAGGAGCTGCCTCCGGTGAAGGCCACTCCCTTTATATACAGGCATTTGATCCTGGAAATCGCACTATTCGCGTGTAATGCATTCCTCGTCGTATCCGAGTACAATATTCGTGGCATCTATTTGGAGAATCTGCGCTATGCCTACAGCCTTCAGGCAGTTCGGGCTCGCTATCTGCAGATGACATTGCTGGTGGACCGTTTGGATggccagctggagcagctgcatcaCAGGGTGATGACCGGTTCGTCGGATTACAAAACTCTGAGACTGGACTATGCCCATCTGGCGAAGGTGACGCGTTCGTTGTCGCATCTATTTGGCCtctcgttgctgctgctgaatgtCCTTTGTCTGGGCGACTGGATCATCGTTTGCAATGTTTACTTCATGGTGGCCTATTTGCAGGTATTTCCCGCCTCCATTTTCATCTTTTGCCAGACCTTGTTCGTCGTGTTCCCCACCCTCGTCAAGATCTGGAGCATCTGCGCCGCCTGCCATCGATATGCCTCCAAG TCCAAACacctgcaacagcaactgaaTGATCTGCCAGGACAAACGCCATTGGAAAGAAGTCAAATCGAGGGATTTTCACTGCAGATCATGCAGGATCCCATACAGATCGATGTCTGCGGCATTTATCACCTGAATCTGCAGACTCTAGCGGGG ATGTTCTTCTTCATACTGGAGGCCCTGGTAATATTCCTGCAGTTCGTGTCCCTAGTGCGGACGTAG
- the LOC122624411 gene encoding uncharacterized protein LOC122624411 isoform X1: MSSTSSSVLTLSSFNLLFFTQVLTVLSSTIKYNEYATDKGGNVSIPCIAQGNIMWVKEHGNNSTIVQTGRVLVLRNVSTTDAGIYVCFASVPRPTTTATAATSATTSPQNQEEKERRPLEDEDGGQGETQQEAEMEEVEVEYLAHQRTKLIVRTVPGPVSQLYFKASTILGFLIWRFNKTQSGGYPVRSFTAEYRNVSYKTPPANASFEHAWSRMDPINIAFNVRQMEVYRLAPNTTYEFRIWANNELGSGEVVTTNVTTLPETKEEDLIRLIKPDLDNFDPRIWIVAVSIVLGTLVILAIGLCIVLSKECYQSAQMELQDGWDSIELIPNIILNPGFSESDGGAEPGGQGHGGGAGDPDAGEDDDDDVAMPFPRTIIFGQHHRTPPPPRLHLPPQHHRHQNQSHHHHQHQHHRRQDDDDDDDYEEEHEPTMERFKRKVSVFFTGPTIKRI, from the exons ATGTCGTCCACTTCCAGCTCCGTGCTAACGTTGTCATCGTTTAATCTATTATTTTTCACCCAAG TGCTCACCGTACTCAGCTCGACGATCAAGTACAACGAATACGCGACGGACAAGGGCGGCAATGTGAGCATACCGTGCATAGCCCAGGGAAATATCATGTGGGTGAAAGAgcacggcaacaacagcacgATAGTTCAG ACTGGCCGTGTTCTGGTGCTGCGAAATGTGAGCACCACGGATGCGGGAATCTACGTGTGCTTCGCGtcagtgccacgccccacgacaacagcaacagcagcaacatcagcaactaCCTCACCGCAAAATCAGGAGGAGAAGGAAAGGCGGCCgctggaggatgaggatggtgGCCAAGGGGAAACCCAGCAGGAAGCCGAAAtggaggaagtggaagtggagtaCCTCGCCCACCAGCGAACCAAGCTCATCGTTCGCACCGTTCCGGGCCCAGTGTCGCAGCTATACTTCAAGGCCTCCACCATACTGGGCTTCCTCATCTGGCGCTTCAATAAGACCCAATCCGGTGGCTATCCGGTGCGCAGCTTTACGGCGGAGTATCGCAACGTCTCCTACAAGACGCCGCCGGCGAATGCCAGTTTCGAGCACGCCTGGAGCCGGATGGATCCCATCAACATAGCCTTCAATGTG CGCCAAATGGAGGTCTATCGCCTGGCACCCAACACCACCTATGAGTTTCGGATATGGGCCAACAACGAACTGGGCAGCGGCGAGGTGGTCACCACCAATGTGACCACGCTGCCGGAGACCAAGGAGGAGG ATCTCATACGCCTTATAAAACCCGACCTAGACAATTTCGATCCACGCATTTGGATAGTGGCCGTCAGCATAGTGCTCGGAACCCTTGTGATATTAGCGATCGGACTCTGCATTGTGCTCTCCAAGGAGTGCTATCAGTCGGCGCAAATGG AACTGCAAGATGGTTGGGACAGCATTGAGCTTATACCGAACATAATACTTAATCCCGGTTTCAGCGAGTCGGACGGCGGAGCCGAGCCTGGTGGCCAAGGtcatggtggtggtgctggcgatcCGGATGCTGGcgaggatgacgatgacgatgtgGCAATGCCATTTCCGCGCACCATCATCTTTGGCCAGCACCATCGaacgccgccgccgccgcgtTTGCATTTGCCACCGCAGCACCACCGCCATCAAAACCAGagccaccaccatcaccagcaccagcaccatcGGCGGcaggacgacgatgatgacgacgactaCGAGGAGGAGCACGAACCCACCATGGAGCGGTTCAAGCGCAAAGTTTCCGTCTTCTTCACCGGACCCACCATCAAGCGCATTTGA